A region from the Actinoplanes sp. OR16 genome encodes:
- a CDS encoding ribonucleotide-diphosphate reductase subunit beta, with protein MLLDPGMDLTLRPMKYPHFFDRFKDAIKNTWTVEEVDLHSDLADLAELTAAEQHLVSRLVAFFATGDTIVANNLVLNLYQHVNSPEGRLYLSRQLFEEAVHVQFYLNLLDTYVPDEKERAEAFSAVENIPSIARKAEFCFKWIDSVFDLRQLETKEHRRAFLLNVICFAACIEGLFFYGAFAYVYFLRSRGVLQGLASGTNWVFRDESMHMAFAFDVVDQVRAEEPDLFDASMEQQVREMLAEAVECEVQFAEDLLEQGVSGMSLGDMREYLQHVADRRLMALGIAPMYGSTNPFAFMELQDVQELSNFFERRVSAYQVGVTGSVSFDDDF; from the coding sequence ATGCTGCTCGACCCCGGAATGGACCTGACCCTGCGGCCGATGAAGTACCCGCACTTCTTCGACCGGTTCAAGGACGCCATCAAGAACACCTGGACCGTCGAGGAGGTCGACCTGCACTCCGACCTCGCCGACCTGGCCGAGCTGACCGCCGCCGAGCAGCACCTGGTCTCCCGGCTCGTCGCGTTCTTCGCCACCGGCGACACGATCGTGGCGAACAACCTGGTGCTCAACCTCTACCAGCACGTCAACTCCCCGGAGGGCCGGCTCTACCTGTCCCGGCAGCTGTTCGAGGAGGCCGTGCACGTCCAGTTCTATCTGAACCTGCTCGACACCTACGTCCCCGACGAGAAGGAGCGGGCCGAGGCGTTCTCCGCCGTCGAGAACATCCCGTCGATCGCCCGCAAGGCCGAGTTCTGCTTCAAGTGGATCGATTCGGTCTTCGACCTGCGGCAGTTGGAGACCAAGGAGCACCGGCGGGCGTTCCTGCTCAACGTCATCTGCTTCGCGGCCTGCATCGAGGGACTGTTCTTCTACGGGGCGTTCGCGTACGTGTACTTCCTCCGTTCCCGCGGCGTCCTGCAGGGCCTCGCCTCCGGCACCAACTGGGTGTTCCGCGACGAGAGCATGCACATGGCGTTCGCGTTCGACGTGGTCGACCAGGTCCGCGCCGAGGAGCCCGACCTGTTCGACGCCTCGATGGAGCAGCAGGTACGGGAGATGCTCGCCGAAGCCGTGGAGTGCGAGGTCCAGTTCGCCGAGGACCTGCTCGAACAGGGTGTCAGCGGGATGTCGCTCGGTGACATGCGGGAGTACCTGCAGCACGTCGCGGACCGGCGGCTCATGGCGCTCGGCATCGCCCCGATGTACGGCAGCACCAACCCGTTCGCGTTCATGGAGCTCCAGGACGTGCAGGAGCTGTCGAACTTCTTCGAGCGGCGGGTGTCGGCGTACCAGGTCGGTGTCACCGGCTCGGTGAGCTTCGACGACGACTTCTAG
- a CDS encoding ribonucleoside-diphosphate reductase subunit alpha: protein MTAVPEQRRHAMQVRKRNGETEAVDVNKIVTAVERWVADLDEVDPLRVATKTISGLYDGATTAELDKLSIQTAAELIGEEPQYSKVAARLLAAYIAEEVGDEGVTTFSESIALGHIEGLISDETAEFVQRNRDELDSAINDDANLRFEYFGLRTVADRYLLRHPTKRTLIETPQHWLLRVACGLSTTADEAIGFYRLMSSLAYLPSSPTLFNSGTRHTQMSSCFLVDSPKDELDSIYERYHQVAKLSKFSGGIGISWSRVRGRGALIRGTNGRSNGIVPFLKTLDAGVAAVNQGGRRKGAACVYLEPWHPDIEEFLELRDNTGEESRRTHNLNLANWIPDEFMRRVEADEQWSLIDPSDAPELPDLYGDAFTEAYRTAEKKAVKTVKARDLYGRMMRTLAQTGNGWMTFKDPSNRLSNQTGAPGNVIHLSNLCTEILEVNNDDETAVCNLGSVNLGAHVTAAGVDWERLRETVRTAVVFLDRVIDINYYPAQQAAASNPRWRPVGLGLMGLQDAFFTLRLPFDSPAARELSTRVQEEIFLTALESSAALASRFGPHPAYSETRAAKGDLHPDLWGATVTQTARWDALRASIAEHGLRNSLLVAIAPTATIASIAGCYECIEPQVSNLFKRETMSGEFLQINTYLVRELKSRDLWTAPIREAIKRAEGSVQGILDLPEDVRELFRTAWELPQRALIDLAAARAPYIDQSQSLNLFMAAPTINKVSSMYLYAWKSGLKTSYYLRSRPATRIQQATVSVAPSLIPALTPAEVCSLENPESCEACQ from the coding sequence ATGACAGCGGTACCGGAACAACGCAGGCACGCCATGCAGGTCCGAAAGCGCAACGGCGAGACCGAGGCGGTCGACGTCAACAAGATCGTCACGGCGGTCGAGCGCTGGGTCGCCGACCTGGACGAGGTGGATCCGCTGCGGGTCGCCACGAAGACCATCAGCGGCCTCTACGACGGCGCCACCACCGCGGAGCTGGACAAGCTGTCGATCCAGACGGCCGCCGAGCTGATCGGTGAGGAACCGCAGTATTCCAAGGTCGCCGCACGGCTGCTCGCGGCGTACATCGCCGAGGAGGTCGGCGACGAGGGCGTCACGACGTTCAGCGAGTCGATCGCCCTGGGGCACATCGAGGGCCTGATCAGCGACGAGACGGCCGAGTTCGTCCAGAGAAATCGCGACGAACTGGACTCGGCGATCAACGACGACGCCAACCTGAGGTTCGAATACTTCGGATTGCGCACCGTCGCCGACCGCTATCTGCTGCGGCACCCCACCAAGCGGACGCTCATCGAGACCCCGCAGCACTGGCTGCTCCGGGTGGCGTGCGGCCTGTCGACGACCGCGGACGAGGCGATCGGCTTCTACCGCCTGATGTCCAGCCTCGCCTATCTGCCCAGCTCACCGACGCTGTTCAACTCGGGCACCCGGCACACCCAGATGTCGAGCTGCTTCCTCGTCGACTCCCCCAAGGACGAGCTCGACTCGATCTACGAGCGGTACCACCAGGTCGCGAAGCTGTCGAAGTTCTCCGGCGGCATCGGCATCTCGTGGTCGCGGGTCCGGGGCCGTGGCGCGCTGATCCGGGGCACCAACGGCCGGTCCAACGGCATCGTCCCGTTCCTGAAGACGCTCGACGCGGGAGTGGCGGCGGTCAACCAGGGCGGCCGGCGCAAGGGGGCCGCCTGTGTCTACCTGGAGCCGTGGCACCCGGACATCGAGGAGTTCCTCGAATTGCGGGACAACACCGGGGAGGAGTCCCGGCGTACCCATAATCTGAACCTCGCCAATTGGATCCCGGACGAGTTCATGCGCCGGGTGGAGGCCGACGAACAGTGGTCGCTGATCGACCCTTCGGACGCCCCTGAGCTGCCCGATCTCTATGGCGACGCGTTCACCGAGGCTTATCGGACGGCCGAGAAGAAAGCCGTCAAGACCGTCAAAGCGCGGGATCTGTACGGGCGGATGATGCGCACGCTGGCACAGACCGGCAACGGCTGGATGACCTTCAAGGACCCGTCGAATCGCCTGTCCAACCAGACCGGCGCGCCCGGGAACGTCATCCACCTGTCGAATCTGTGCACCGAGATCCTCGAGGTGAACAACGACGACGAGACAGCCGTCTGCAACCTCGGCTCGGTCAACCTCGGCGCGCACGTCACGGCCGCCGGCGTGGATTGGGAGAGACTGCGCGAGACGGTACGCACGGCCGTCGTGTTCCTGGACCGCGTCATCGACATCAACTACTACCCGGCTCAGCAGGCCGCCGCGTCGAACCCGCGCTGGCGTCCGGTCGGCCTGGGCCTGATGGGCCTGCAGGACGCGTTCTTCACGCTGCGGCTGCCGTTCGACTCGCCGGCGGCGCGGGAACTGTCGACCCGGGTCCAGGAGGAGATCTTCCTGACCGCGCTGGAGTCGTCGGCGGCTCTGGCCTCGCGTTTCGGCCCGCACCCCGCCTACTCGGAGACCCGCGCCGCGAAGGGTGATCTGCACCCGGACCTGTGGGGCGCGACCGTCACGCAGACCGCGCGGTGGGATGCGCTGCGGGCGTCGATCGCCGAGCACGGCCTGCGCAATTCCCTGCTGGTCGCGATCGCGCCGACGGCCACCATCGCGTCCATCGCGGGCTGCTACGAGTGCATCGAGCCGCAGGTCAGCAACCTCTTCAAGCGCGAGACCATGTCCGGCGAATTCCTTCAGATCAATACCTACCTGGTACGGGAGCTGAAGTCCCGCGATCTCTGGACCGCCCCGATCCGTGAGGCGATCAAGCGGGCCGAGGGCTCGGTGCAGGGCATCCTCGATCTGCCGGAGGATGTGCGGGAACTCTTCCGCACGGCGTGGGAGCTGCCGCAGCGCGCGCTCATCGACCTCGCGGCGGCCCGGGCGCCCTACATCGACCAGTCGCAGTCGCTGAACCTGTTCATGGCGGCGCCGACCATCAACAAGGTCTCCTCGATGTACCTGTACGCCTGGAAGTCCGGGCTGAAGACGTCCTATTACCTGCGCTCGCGGCCGGCGACCCGCATCCAGCAGGCCACCGTGTCCGTCGCTCCCTCCCTCATCCCGGCCTTGACGCCGGCTGAGGTCTGCTCCCTGGAAAACCCCGAATCGTGTGAGGCCTGCCAGTAA
- a CDS encoding sulfite exporter TauE/SafE family protein, with protein MQKLLLLALVGLGAQLVDGSLGMAYGVTSTTLLLAIGTNPAAASATVHLAEIGTTLVSGFSHWKFGNVDWKVVLKIGVPGAIGAFAGATFLSNLSTETAAPLMAVILLVLGLYVFIRFTFQGLPKGQLGKPLRKRFLAPLGVVAGFVDATGGGGWGPVGTPAILASGRLEPRKTIGSIDTSEFLVAVAASLGFIVGIGNEDIDYGWVAALLIGGVIAAPIAAWLVRHIPPRVLGAAVGGLIILTNTRSLLRSDWIDAPDAVRYTVYGVIYVLWAAALIYAINQYRSHAAEDKQIIAEAEAAAAAGETPDEKASTPA; from the coding sequence ATGCAGAAACTCCTCCTCCTGGCCCTCGTCGGCCTGGGAGCACAGCTCGTCGACGGTTCCCTCGGCATGGCGTACGGCGTGACCTCGACCACGTTGCTGCTGGCGATCGGTACGAACCCCGCTGCCGCGTCGGCGACCGTCCACCTCGCCGAGATCGGCACGACGCTCGTCTCCGGCTTCTCGCACTGGAAGTTCGGCAACGTCGACTGGAAAGTCGTTCTGAAGATCGGTGTGCCGGGCGCCATCGGCGCGTTCGCCGGCGCGACGTTCCTCTCCAACCTCTCGACCGAGACCGCGGCCCCGCTGATGGCGGTCATCCTGCTGGTCCTCGGCCTCTACGTGTTCATCCGCTTCACGTTCCAGGGTCTGCCCAAGGGCCAGCTCGGCAAGCCGCTGCGCAAGCGGTTCCTCGCCCCGCTCGGTGTCGTCGCCGGCTTCGTCGACGCGACCGGTGGCGGCGGCTGGGGACCGGTCGGCACCCCGGCGATCCTGGCGAGCGGCCGGCTGGAGCCGCGGAAGACCATCGGCTCGATCGACACCAGCGAGTTCCTGGTCGCCGTCGCCGCGAGCCTCGGCTTCATCGTCGGGATCGGCAACGAGGACATCGACTACGGCTGGGTCGCGGCCCTGCTCATCGGTGGCGTCATCGCGGCGCCGATCGCGGCCTGGCTGGTCCGGCACATCCCGCCGCGGGTGCTCGGCGCCGCGGTCGGCGGTCTGATCATCCTGACGAACACCCGATCCCTGCTGCGCAGCGACTGGATCGACGCGCCCGACGCGGTCCGCTACACCGTCTACGGCGTGATCTACGTGCTCTGGGCCGCCGCGCTGATCTACGCGATCAACCAGTACCGCAGCCACGCCGCCGAGGACAAGCAGATCATCGCCGAGGCGGAGGCCGCCGCGGCAGCCGGTGAGACGCCCGATGAGAAGGCGTCGACCCCGGCCTGA
- a CDS encoding diacylglycerol kinase family protein encodes MRTKQQLTEDIHRERRAALVVNAKSRRGRQFYEDAHERLQKAGFKLLGAYAVERDLEQSLQRAIDLGPDLLVAGGGDGTISTAGRMLAHRDMALGLLPLGTTNNFARTVGIPPDLDTAVTTMTDGLVIDVDLGIAGDMPFTNHVGIGLSAEVMINAPSRLKRAIGRFAYPITALGLLRRHRPLRATIRAGGREIVFATHQVYVANGGFHAGRPITADAHADDRLLVAYPVGESTRRGLLRETARNALTGHRRTLHERPFLAVGELWLETDRPAAVEVDGEPCGRTPLRIALDANALRIMAPPGTEDH; translated from the coding sequence GTGCGGACGAAGCAGCAGCTGACCGAGGACATCCACCGCGAGCGGCGAGCCGCCCTCGTCGTCAACGCGAAGTCCCGCCGCGGCCGGCAGTTCTATGAGGACGCGCACGAGCGACTGCAGAAGGCGGGTTTCAAGCTGCTCGGCGCCTACGCCGTGGAGCGCGATCTGGAGCAGAGCCTGCAGCGGGCGATCGACCTCGGCCCCGATCTGCTGGTTGCGGGCGGCGGCGACGGCACGATCAGCACGGCGGGCCGGATGCTGGCGCATCGGGACATGGCGCTGGGGCTTCTGCCGCTGGGGACCACGAACAATTTCGCCCGTACGGTCGGCATCCCGCCCGACCTGGACACGGCCGTCACGACGATGACCGACGGACTGGTGATCGATGTGGACCTCGGGATCGCCGGGGACATGCCGTTCACCAACCACGTCGGGATCGGGCTCTCCGCCGAAGTGATGATCAACGCGCCGAGCCGGCTCAAGAGGGCGATCGGCCGGTTCGCCTACCCGATCACCGCCCTGGGTCTGCTGCGGAGGCACAGGCCCCTGCGGGCGACGATCCGCGCCGGCGGCCGGGAGATCGTCTTCGCGACGCACCAGGTCTACGTGGCGAACGGCGGCTTCCACGCGGGTCGCCCGATCACGGCTGACGCGCACGCGGACGACCGGCTGCTGGTGGCCTACCCGGTGGGCGAGTCGACCCGGCGGGGGCTTCTCCGCGAGACGGCCCGGAATGCTTTGACGGGCCACCGCCGTACGCTGCATGAACGCCCTTTTCTCGCGGTGGGTGAGCTGTGGCTCGAAACCGATCGTCCGGCCGCGGTGGAGGTGGACGGCGAGCCGTGCGGGAGGACGCCGCTGCGGATCGCCCTCGACGCGAACGCGCTCCGGATCATGGCACCTCCGGGTACTGAAGATCACTGA
- a CDS encoding MmcQ/YjbR family DNA-binding protein, which translates to MADADDVRRLALALPEVVEIDSDGFDFRVENKGFVWSYPERTPGKPRVIRTDVAVLFVGDEAEKQALLLGEPDLFFTHPSYDGLPLVMLRLPEVSVERLEELMTDAWNMRR; encoded by the coding sequence GTGGCCGACGCGGACGACGTGCGCCGCCTCGCGCTGGCGCTGCCCGAGGTCGTCGAGATCGACAGCGACGGTTTCGACTTCCGGGTCGAGAACAAGGGTTTCGTCTGGTCCTATCCGGAGAGGACCCCGGGAAAGCCGCGGGTCATCCGTACCGACGTCGCAGTGCTCTTCGTCGGCGACGAGGCGGAGAAGCAGGCGCTGCTGCTGGGCGAGCCGGACCTGTTCTTCACCCACCCCAGCTACGACGGCCTGCCGCTGGTGATGCTCCGGCTCCCCGAGGTCTCGGTGGAGCGCCTGGAAGAGCTGATGACCGACGCCTGGAACATGCGCCGCTGA